The Bacteroidota bacterium genome has a window encoding:
- a CDS encoding ABC transporter permease, translating into MAISPGKRLLEMIPSNNQYERIWLLAKTDFKLKYYDTFLGFIWTILNPLFRLAIFYYIFTYIFDKQIPNYALHIFSGLILWMFFQESTKKGLSLLKTKRYLYENIEFSKLDLYTSSVLSSLMILIINILVYFVVSMFFHIPVNGNLLFVPLQIITLCILVYGIILILSIINIYMKDINQIWDMILLAWFWINPIFYAKTVIFDTFPILKYINPLAGIIINTREGILYGNPPDWGLFVYDLGYSLVVLAIGLILFRLYFHKAAEKL; encoded by the coding sequence ATGGCGATCAGTCCGGGTAAGAGACTTTTAGAAATGATTCCTTCCAATAATCAGTATGAAAGGATTTGGCTTTTGGCTAAAACCGATTTCAAACTGAAATATTACGATACTTTTTTGGGCTTTATATGGACCATACTCAATCCCCTGTTCCGACTGGCAATTTTCTATTACATCTTTACCTATATTTTCGATAAGCAAATCCCTAACTATGCTTTGCATATCTTTTCCGGATTGATTTTGTGGATGTTTTTCCAGGAATCAACCAAGAAGGGATTGAGTCTCCTGAAAACCAAAAGGTATTTATACGAAAATATAGAATTCAGCAAGCTTGATCTCTATACATCCTCGGTATTGAGCAGCCTGATGATACTGATCATCAACATTCTGGTCTATTTCGTGGTATCCATGTTTTTTCACATTCCGGTTAACGGGAACCTTTTGTTTGTCCCTCTGCAGATTATCACCTTGTGTATCCTGGTTTATGGGATAATTCTTATCCTTTCCATCATCAATATTTACATGAAAGACATAAACCAGATATGGGACATGATCTTGCTTGCCTGGTTCTGGATCAATCCTATTTTTTACGCCAAGACGGTGATTTTTGATACCTTCCCCATCCTGAAATACATCAATCCCCTGGCCGGGATCATCATCAATACAAGGGAAGGAATATTGTACGGTAATCCGCCGGATTGGGGACTATTTGTTTATGATCTCGGGTATTCCCTGGTTGTATTGGCCATAGGACTTATCCTATTCAGGTTGTATTTTCATAAAGCTGCGGAGAAACTATGA
- a CDS encoding glycosyltransferase family 4 protein: MKILFVLELFYPNIGGIEKLFASLGESLVQQGNEVKVITTRFQKGLPLKETYRGMEVRRLPIHNRFLFTFFGFFFLHRDAGRSDIIHTTSYNAAFPARMAALLHRKPCVITFHEVWGKLWFRLPYLSLPGRILYSLYEQFILRLRFHRFVGVSQFTSRRLQENGVSQERITTIYNGLDYNKNITARPNPGEVFIFTFFGRPGSSKGLDILLPAAEDFLKKENRKLRLILSKSPAAIYRKVIRYINNAGIAGKVELMHHLSDNDLERALLESHCIVIPSYSEGFCFAAAEASALGIPLITSGKGALPEVVSGRHITLENMSPSALGKALEQAEEGKWMETPLKKFELQDTVNSYKKLYDSLLS, from the coding sequence ATGAAGATCCTGTTTGTCCTGGAACTGTTTTATCCCAACATTGGAGGCATAGAAAAACTATTTGCAAGCCTGGGCGAATCTCTTGTGCAGCAAGGCAATGAGGTAAAGGTCATCACAACAAGGTTTCAAAAAGGGCTTCCCCTGAAAGAAACATACCGGGGAATGGAAGTCCGCAGGTTACCGATCCACAACCGTTTCCTGTTTACCTTTTTCGGATTCTTTTTCCTGCACCGTGATGCCGGGAGATCAGATATTATTCATACAACATCGTACAATGCCGCCTTTCCGGCCAGGATGGCAGCTTTGCTGCACCGCAAACCCTGTGTGATCACTTTTCATGAAGTATGGGGTAAATTATGGTTCAGGCTGCCTTATTTAAGTTTGCCAGGAAGAATACTTTACTCTCTTTATGAGCAGTTCATCCTGAGATTACGGTTTCATCGGTTTGTCGGTGTTTCGCAATTCACTTCCCGAAGGTTGCAGGAAAACGGGGTTTCGCAGGAAAGGATCACTACCATTTACAACGGGCTGGATTACAACAAAAATATTACCGCACGGCCCAATCCGGGTGAGGTATTCATATTCACTTTTTTCGGCAGGCCGGGCAGTTCGAAGGGCCTTGACATCCTGCTTCCGGCAGCCGAAGATTTCCTGAAGAAAGAGAACAGAAAGCTCAGGTTGATACTTTCCAAAAGCCCTGCTGCCATCTACCGCAAAGTAATCCGTTATATCAATAATGCAGGAATAGCCGGAAAGGTTGAATTGATGCATCATCTGAGTGACAATGACCTGGAACGTGCACTATTGGAATCTCATTGCATAGTGATCCCCTCCTACTCTGAAGGATTTTGTTTCGCGGCTGCAGAAGCCTCCGCGTTGGGTATTCCGTTGATCACATCAGGTAAGGGCGCCCTGCCGGAAGTAGTATCAGGCAGGCATATCACCCTGGAAAACATGTCGCCCAGTGCATTGGGAAAGGCTTTAGAACAAGCCGAAGAAGGGAAATGGATGGAAACTCCCCTGAAAAAATTTGAACTGCAGGATACGGTAAATTCTTACAAAAAGCTTTACGATTCCTTGTTATCCTGA
- a CDS encoding sulfotransferase domain-containing protein — protein MDNYTKPEVVLASFPRSGNTYLRNVLLDVYDIFSWNNIEKFNQAQEKAEVLEERHKQRNQEGTPPERLKELRHELLFPVVKTHEIPGNILPLCSPDARIIYLMRDGRDALVSIAHHRKDIIAPGSDFLINLEQAILAREGSHFGGWSANVMEWIPLAHAVIHFEDLVEKPLETMEKLRGILDLPLPDRKNIPTFESQREGKSYFGGRARKQISDEEKQEFNQLFFRKGKIGGWKEEMPEQMHELFWKLHGKVSEEMGYLYDGSFDRSNW, from the coding sequence ATGGATAACTACACAAAACCAGAGGTGGTGCTGGCTTCTTTCCCGAGATCGGGTAATACATACCTGCGTAATGTATTGCTCGATGTGTACGATATTTTTTCCTGGAACAATATTGAAAAATTCAACCAGGCCCAGGAAAAAGCGGAGGTATTAGAGGAAAGGCATAAACAAAGAAACCAGGAGGGTACTCCTCCGGAGCGGCTTAAGGAACTCAGGCATGAACTCCTTTTTCCGGTTGTTAAAACTCATGAGATACCGGGTAACATTTTACCTCTTTGCAGCCCGGATGCACGTATCATTTACCTGATGAGGGACGGCAGGGATGCTCTTGTATCCATCGCCCATCACAGGAAAGACATTATCGCACCTGGGAGTGATTTCCTGATAAATCTCGAACAGGCCATACTCGCCAGGGAAGGAAGCCATTTCGGTGGATGGTCGGCCAACGTTATGGAATGGATACCCTTAGCCCATGCCGTGATCCACTTCGAAGACCTGGTCGAAAAGCCTTTAGAAACCATGGAAAAACTACGTGGCATCCTGGATCTTCCCCTTCCCGACCGGAAAAATATTCCCACATTCGAATCCCAAAGAGAAGGCAAGTCATACTTTGGAGGCCGGGCCCGCAAGCAGATAAGCGACGAGGAAAAACAGGAATTCAACCAGTTGTTTTTCAGGAAGGGAAAGATCGGAGGCTGGAAGGAAGAAATGCCTGAACAGATGCATGAATTGTTCTGGAAACTGCACGGTAAGGTTTCGGAAGAAATGGGTTATCTTTACGATGGCAGCTTCGACCGTTCCAATTGGTAA
- a CDS encoding DUF2304 domain-containing protein, with the protein MKEIDTSNVQLIAIATSLFFFLLILYLIKKKRIKEEYSLLWIFFAVVFIIFSFWRRGLDYIAEFIGVAYPPAALFIILLMAVFLILIEFSIIISRLSDKNKVLAQEIALLRLEIKKLRKKKKVKKQEESVAGDQDNKES; encoded by the coding sequence ATGAAAGAGATTGATACATCCAATGTACAGTTGATCGCGATCGCTACCAGCCTGTTCTTTTTCCTGCTGATCCTGTACCTGATAAAAAAGAAACGCATCAAGGAAGAATACTCGCTTTTATGGATATTCTTTGCTGTTGTGTTTATTATATTTTCCTTCTGGCGCCGCGGACTCGATTATATTGCCGAATTCATCGGTGTGGCCTATCCTCCGGCTGCCCTTTTTATTATCCTTCTTATGGCTGTCTTCCTCATTCTGATTGAATTTTCCATTATCATTTCACGTCTTAGCGATAAAAATAAGGTACTGGCCCAGGAAATAGCATTGCTGCGTCTGGAGATCAAAAAACTCAGAAAGAAAAAGAAAGTGAAAAAACAGGAAGAAAGTGTGGCCGGTGATCAGGATAACAAGGAATCGTAA
- a CDS encoding sulfotransferase family 2 domain-containing protein — protein MIELISIHIAKTGGRSFYEILKNEYGDKLDPRTRRIEYFPGRDFSKNLLESIPPHVTVIHGHLFYEHVREIHRRYDARIVTWLRDPVERVISNYFFLMRAIREAPETHPQRRKAAYTLMEYAHDSIPDKMSKYLRGIHLQELFFIGFQENYEQDLEQLTELLSWKKPLIKPRINTGPEGTEEEDYPTRRKDITGEMREQIREMNAGDVQLYELAKSIRKERYRD, from the coding sequence ATGATTGAACTGATTTCCATTCATATAGCCAAAACCGGCGGGAGATCTTTTTATGAAATCCTGAAGAACGAATACGGCGACAAGCTGGATCCCAGAACCCGGCGCATAGAATATTTTCCAGGAAGGGATTTCAGCAAAAACCTGCTTGAATCGATACCACCGCATGTCACAGTGATCCACGGTCATCTGTTTTATGAACATGTCAGGGAAATACATCGCCGGTATGATGCCAGGATTGTAACCTGGCTTCGGGATCCTGTAGAAAGGGTCATATCCAACTATTTCTTTCTGATGAGGGCCATACGCGAAGCACCGGAGACACACCCTCAGCGCCGCAAGGCTGCTTACACCCTGATGGAATATGCTCACGACAGCATACCCGACAAGATGTCGAAATACCTGAGAGGTATCCATCTGCAGGAATTATTTTTCATTGGGTTCCAGGAAAACTATGAGCAAGACCTTGAGCAGCTGACAGAACTCCTTTCCTGGAAAAAGCCGCTGATAAAACCCCGCATCAATACAGGACCTGAAGGGACAGAAGAGGAAGACTACCCTACCCGGCGCAAAGATATCACCGGGGAGATGCGCGAACAAATACGTGAAATGAATGCCGGTGATGTTCAGTTATACGAACTGGCCAAAAGTATCCGGAAGGAAAGATACCGTGATTAA
- a CDS encoding ATP-binding cassette domain-containing protein codes for MTNGSDIAIRLENVSKTFYIRDKKPGSVMTQVGRFFTGDNLRKIEAVKNVSIEIKKGDFIGIVGANGSGKSTLLQLMSGVFKPDKGGYASINGKFIRLTLGLGFNQEMTARENVYLNASIMGLTLKEIGKEFNRIIRFAELEKFVDTKIKYFSRGMRARLAFAVAIYTNAEIILLDEFFGGVGDEKFREKSDRIFHERILANRTIVLVSHNLLPIKDHANKVLLMHEGQCVATGTPEEVFLHYKTVLKVDQLKIEGKE; via the coding sequence ATGACGAACGGAAGCGACATAGCCATCAGGCTGGAGAATGTCTCTAAGACCTTTTACATCCGGGATAAAAAGCCGGGATCCGTAATGACTCAGGTCGGGCGATTTTTTACCGGCGACAACCTTCGCAAAATAGAAGCGGTTAAAAACGTAAGTATCGAAATAAAAAAGGGGGATTTCATTGGAATTGTGGGTGCTAATGGGAGTGGCAAATCCACTTTGTTACAGCTAATGTCGGGAGTGTTTAAACCTGACAAGGGAGGGTATGCAAGCATAAACGGGAAATTCATCCGTCTTACCCTCGGTTTGGGTTTCAACCAGGAAATGACGGCAAGGGAAAACGTATACCTCAACGCATCCATCATGGGTTTGACGCTCAAAGAGATAGGAAAGGAATTCAACAGGATCATCCGCTTTGCTGAACTGGAAAAGTTCGTAGATACCAAGATCAAATATTTCTCCCGGGGTATGCGGGCGAGGCTGGCTTTTGCCGTAGCCATTTACACCAATGCGGAGATCATTCTTCTCGATGAATTTTTTGGCGGTGTGGGCGACGAGAAATTCAGGGAAAAATCCGACCGTATCTTCCACGAGCGCATCCTGGCAAACCGTACAATCGTGTTGGTTAGCCACAACCTGCTTCCCATCAAAGATCATGCGAACAAGGTATTGCTTATGCACGAGGGACAATGTGTTGCCACAGGAACCCCGGAAGAGGTCTTCCTGCATTACAAAACCGTCCTGAAAGTAGATCAGCTAAAAATCGAAGGCAAAGAGTGA
- a CDS encoding glycosyltransferase family 2 protein produces MRLIYELAEIYPHWDILVVNDASSDGSGELAESTGKAIVIDLPYNLGIGGCVQTGFRYARNHKYDIALQFDGDGQHRVEEIRKLIKPIRDDEADVVIGSRFNVRHNGYKTQTLRRIGIKIFEWLSFVLIRQKITDHTSGFRAYNRKAFTFLADHYPTDFPEPEVVILLGRNGFRMKEVFTQMLRRQGGVSSITLARGPYYMIKVMLSMIMASVRTRIINEELDGYERD; encoded by the coding sequence ATGCGGTTGATTTATGAACTGGCTGAGATATACCCGCATTGGGATATCCTGGTTGTGAATGATGCATCTTCCGATGGATCGGGAGAACTGGCTGAATCAACAGGAAAGGCCATTGTGATTGACCTTCCTTACAACCTTGGCATTGGGGGGTGTGTACAGACCGGCTTTCGCTATGCCAGAAACCATAAATATGATATTGCCCTGCAGTTCGATGGCGACGGACAGCATCGTGTTGAAGAGATTCGTAAGCTCATCAAACCGATCCGGGATGATGAGGCGGATGTAGTTATCGGTTCGCGCTTCAATGTTCGACATAATGGCTATAAAACCCAAACCTTGCGCCGGATTGGGATCAAAATCTTCGAATGGTTGTCGTTTGTCCTTATCCGCCAGAAAATCACCGATCACACCAGCGGCTTTCGCGCGTATAACAGGAAAGCCTTTACTTTCCTGGCAGATCATTACCCGACGGATTTCCCGGAACCTGAAGTTGTGATATTACTCGGAAGAAACGGGTTCCGTATGAAGGAGGTATTTACACAGATGCTGAGAAGGCAGGGTGGCGTTTCTTCCATTACCCTCGCCAGGGGACCCTATTATATGATCAAGGTCATGCTTTCCATGATCATGGCTTCCGTCAGGACCAGAATTATCAACGAAGAATTAGATGGTTATGAAAGAGATTGA
- a CDS encoding sulfotransferase family protein, translating into MPVMFSYTNWPKVSGRKDTVIKIISIHIPKTAGRSFYQALKWAYGDLADIPRNRDKHVKDGRFDTSLLAPGTEVLHGHFMYREIQHIHEEYDSKVIVWLRDPVARVISNYFYNIRMNQNKPWKSRSDIRTRLTLMDFARKPGQMNIMSRILEGVEVENLFFTGLVEHYTDHLEILAQKLGWPETAPQYHINPGTDNYANPDSPTQFTEITNEMKEEIREINLKDCKLYEKCRNLTGNS; encoded by the coding sequence ATGCCGGTGATGTTCAGTTATACGAACTGGCCAAAAGTATCCGGAAGGAAAGATACCGTGATTAAGATCATATCCATTCACATACCCAAGACAGCGGGCCGCTCATTCTACCAGGCCCTGAAATGGGCTTACGGCGACCTGGCGGATATACCCAGGAACCGAGACAAACACGTGAAGGATGGCCGTTTCGACACCTCTCTCCTTGCCCCGGGAACAGAGGTCTTGCACGGACATTTCATGTACCGGGAAATACAGCATATCCATGAAGAGTATGATTCAAAAGTTATCGTATGGCTAAGGGATCCGGTTGCAAGAGTGATCTCTAACTATTTTTACAATATTCGCATGAACCAGAACAAGCCCTGGAAAAGCAGGTCGGATATACGCACAAGGCTTACGCTCATGGATTTTGCACGCAAACCAGGGCAAATGAATATCATGAGCCGAATCCTGGAAGGAGTTGAGGTTGAAAACCTTTTCTTCACAGGATTGGTGGAGCATTACACAGATCACCTGGAGATCCTTGCCCAAAAACTAGGATGGCCGGAGACCGCACCACAGTATCATATCAACCCCGGAACAGACAATTACGCTAACCCTGATTCACCAACACAATTTACTGAGATTACCAATGAAATGAAAGAAGAAATACGGGAGATAAACCTGAAAGATTGCAAGTTATACGAAAAATGCAGAAATTTGACCGGTAATTCCTAA
- a CDS encoding glycosyltransferase: MIWIASFPRSGNTFLRNILFEVYGMESSTYHQDPGYPLDEGYDRYPFVKTHLLPGQLIPSSTDIPAIYLVRDGRDALCSMAHHRKDIIAPGSDYYENLKAAIIAEKGSFFGGWSRNVLEWTSRSAMIIRFEDLISDPIGCTERLRAIMELPQPRKDRLPGFLDLKHGTPEYGSGKNRGISQEEMQELSQKNFRKGKAGGWKEEMPMELHDLFWSYHGDTMDMLGYGYDGKSKALNPDFDREVMIKLGQEVPRAEKKYHILMEAGKLLSPDNDGVKRYQAALLRAMLPLAQDTENRWQIDLWSEGTIRPLKDFSDLIRNDFNKKDTGAAGGVKPLKKSLFQRFEEMLVSLVPGKFVEYLQRRNIRFFHRAYEFLKKMIFAITGVLILPFRYGFKLLYNIKAFFQERADSKGYSGYHLIHLPLMQHYRPFRKALPPILVTMHDLTHRFFPDYHTPVNISNAEKGLRFAEKKDAWLIAVSASTKSDLLNHCRFPEEKIRIIHEAADREKFNYRINTEDTARVREKYGIPVHRPYFLCLSTIEPRKNLENIIRAFTLLMEKEPNADVSLVIAGKKGWASDRMFLHNKLLSERILFTGFIDDEDLPSLYSDALALCYVSYYEGFGLPLLEAMTCMTPVIYGNNSSMPEVAGDGGLAADPGDAAGIMEQMHSLLYNKELRDKLKINALRRSSLFSWRKAAKETLSWYEKIIEVTEKQA, from the coding sequence ATGATCTGGATAGCATCATTCCCAAGGTCGGGGAACACATTTCTGCGTAACATACTTTTTGAGGTTTACGGGATGGAGTCAAGCACCTATCATCAGGATCCCGGCTATCCCCTCGATGAGGGTTACGACCGTTATCCCTTTGTGAAGACCCATCTTCTGCCGGGGCAGCTTATTCCTTCTTCAACGGATATACCTGCCATTTATCTTGTCAGGGACGGGCGGGATGCATTATGTTCCATGGCACATCACCGGAAAGACATCATTGCACCCGGTTCGGATTACTATGAAAACCTGAAAGCAGCCATCATTGCTGAAAAAGGGAGTTTTTTCGGCGGATGGTCGCGGAATGTACTGGAATGGACATCACGTTCTGCCATGATCATCCGTTTTGAAGATCTCATCAGCGATCCTATCGGCTGCACGGAAAGGTTGCGGGCCATCATGGAACTCCCCCAACCCAGGAAAGATAGGCTCCCCGGTTTCCTGGACCTGAAACATGGCACACCTGAGTATGGAAGCGGGAAAAACCGCGGAATCAGCCAGGAAGAAATGCAGGAACTGTCGCAAAAGAACTTCAGGAAAGGCAAGGCAGGAGGCTGGAAAGAAGAGATGCCCATGGAGCTCCACGACCTGTTCTGGAGTTATCACGGAGACACCATGGACATGCTTGGCTACGGTTATGACGGGAAATCAAAGGCCCTTAATCCCGATTTTGACCGTGAAGTGATGATAAAACTTGGCCAGGAAGTTCCCAGGGCAGAAAAAAAGTATCATATTCTGATGGAAGCAGGCAAGCTTTTGTCACCCGATAATGACGGGGTTAAGAGATACCAGGCTGCTTTGCTCAGGGCCATGCTGCCCCTGGCACAAGACACTGAAAACCGCTGGCAGATAGATCTTTGGTCAGAAGGGACAATCCGTCCCCTGAAGGATTTCAGCGACCTGATACGGAATGACTTCAACAAAAAAGACACCGGAGCGGCAGGTGGAGTAAAACCATTGAAAAAAAGTCTTTTCCAGCGTTTTGAAGAGATGCTGGTTTCCCTGGTACCCGGTAAATTCGTAGAGTATCTCCAGCGCAGGAACATACGGTTTTTTCACCGGGCATACGAATTCCTGAAAAAAATGATATTTGCCATAACCGGAGTGCTGATCCTGCCTTTCCGCTATGGGTTTAAGCTCCTGTATAATATAAAAGCCTTTTTCCAGGAAAGAGCGGACAGCAAAGGATACTCAGGCTATCACCTTATCCATCTGCCCCTGATGCAGCATTACCGTCCTTTCAGGAAAGCCCTGCCACCCATTTTGGTGACCATGCACGATCTTACCCACCGTTTCTTCCCCGACTATCACACCCCTGTGAATATTTCCAATGCCGAAAAAGGCTTGCGTTTCGCGGAAAAGAAAGACGCATGGCTTATTGCCGTTTCTGCCTCGACCAAAAGCGATTTACTGAATCACTGCCGGTTTCCTGAAGAAAAGATAAGGATCATTCATGAGGCTGCCGACAGGGAAAAATTCAATTACCGTATCAACACGGAAGACACGGCCCGGGTGCGGGAAAAATATGGCATACCTGTCCACCGCCCATATTTTCTTTGTCTGTCGACCATAGAACCAAGGAAAAACCTGGAAAACATCATCCGGGCATTCACCCTATTGATGGAAAAAGAGCCCAATGCCGACGTTTCACTGGTAATAGCAGGAAAGAAAGGCTGGGCAAGCGACCGGATGTTCCTGCACAATAAACTTTTAAGCGAGAGAATACTATTTACGGGCTTTATCGATGATGAGGACCTTCCTTCGCTATATTCGGATGCCCTGGCGTTGTGTTATGTGTCGTATTATGAAGGATTCGGTTTACCTTTGCTGGAAGCGATGACCTGCATGACACCGGTCATCTATGGCAATAACAGTTCCATGCCGGAAGTAGCCGGGGATGGCGGGTTAGCGGCCGATCCCGGGGATGCGGCCGGTATCATGGAACAAATGCATAGTTTGCTGTATAACAAAGAACTGCGTGATAAACTGAAAATAAACGCTTTACGGCGCTCCAGCCTGTTTTC
- a CDS encoding tetratricopeptide repeat protein: MGKKGTVQTKSFLSGKQFTWLALVLIVVAGLAFYSNSFKGVFVFDDLDTIMHNKTVVFFDDYQSSSFWLDINNRPLSFLTFAVNYSIHYYQPWGYHLVNLIIHILASFVVFLLARTLFTRVNEKPDWNADVIRRNALFVALIFLLHPLQTMGVTYVVQRMTSLAALFYLLAVYLYMQGRLLYFHGKGSYGRAVFYIVLAVFSGILAILSKQNAITFPLAFMFAELYFIRNNEGKPARKLLISAFIVFAATFITVMTLGLIPMETTDISRPDYLLTQFKVMLKYIQLLFVPAWQNIDHNITVSSAIGLMEIAGMLVVAGLIVAACLLFKKFRIISFGIVWFLLALSVESSIIPIRDVIMEHRLYLPLFGFALIVTDGLYRLIGKYSSTYFNIAFVAILLILGLLAYNRNKLYQSPRMIWEDSLSKNPDNPRGLVNLGVAYIGEKDYKSALIQYNKAIRIDSTYDMAYLNRGIALFDLGGYDYAVKDLDKVLEKRKKLDVAFFFRGVSYGHLKKYDLALQDLTRTIQLNPQFPEAHKNRGVIYEITHNYPEALDDFNKAMELNPANVKLLINRSKSYFMMRQFREALEDIKQAQRIGLEVDQNYIRNIEERLERGEDTIQYFKIRNVDGEGLDFEGDENENK; this comes from the coding sequence ATGGGGAAAAAAGGAACTGTACAAACCAAAAGCTTTCTTTCAGGAAAGCAGTTTACCTGGCTGGCTCTTGTTCTGATCGTTGTTGCAGGGCTGGCATTTTATTCAAACAGCTTTAAAGGGGTATTTGTTTTTGATGATCTCGATACCATCATGCACAACAAAACCGTGGTTTTCTTTGATGATTATCAATCATCGTCATTTTGGCTTGATATCAACAATCGCCCATTGTCGTTTCTCACTTTTGCTGTTAATTACAGTATTCATTATTACCAACCCTGGGGATATCACCTGGTGAATCTCATTATACACATCCTGGCTTCCTTTGTGGTTTTCCTGTTGGCCCGCACCCTGTTCACCCGTGTGAATGAAAAACCGGATTGGAATGCAGATGTTATCCGGCGTAATGCCTTGTTTGTGGCTCTGATCTTTTTACTGCACCCGCTTCAGACAATGGGAGTGACCTATGTAGTGCAGCGGATGACTTCACTTGCCGCACTTTTTTATCTGCTAGCTGTATATTTATATATGCAAGGCAGGTTGCTTTATTTCCATGGCAAGGGATCCTATGGAAGGGCAGTGTTTTATATTGTTCTGGCAGTGTTTTCGGGAATACTGGCTATACTGTCTAAACAAAATGCCATTACTTTCCCGCTCGCCTTTATGTTTGCCGAGCTATATTTTATCAGGAACAACGAAGGCAAGCCGGCCAGGAAGCTTCTTATCTCCGCATTTATCGTTTTTGCGGCTACTTTTATTACAGTTATGACCCTGGGACTGATCCCCATGGAGACAACCGATATCTCAAGACCTGACTACCTGCTGACACAGTTTAAGGTCATGCTGAAATACATTCAGTTACTCTTCGTTCCTGCCTGGCAGAATATTGACCATAATATTACGGTTTCATCAGCAATAGGGTTGATGGAAATAGCTGGGATGTTGGTGGTTGCCGGACTGATCGTGGCCGCATGTCTTCTTTTTAAAAAATTCAGGATCATTTCTTTCGGGATTGTTTGGTTCCTGCTTGCTTTAAGCGTGGAATCCAGCATCATCCCTATACGCGATGTGATCATGGAGCACAGGCTTTACCTTCCTCTGTTCGGGTTTGCCTTGATTGTGACGGATGGGCTCTATCGACTGATTGGTAAGTATTCTTCAACCTATTTCAACATTGCCTTTGTTGCGATCCTTTTAATCCTGGGACTGCTTGCATACAACCGTAACAAACTATACCAATCTCCCAGGATGATTTGGGAAGACAGCCTTTCCAAAAATCCCGACAACCCGCGCGGATTGGTTAACCTGGGTGTAGCCTACATTGGCGAAAAGGATTATAAGAGCGCTCTGATTCAATATAATAAAGCGATTCGTATCGACAGTACCTACGATATGGCATATCTCAACCGTGGTATTGCATTATTTGATCTCGGTGGTTATGATTATGCTGTTAAAGACCTCGATAAAGTTCTGGAAAAGCGCAAAAAGCTTGATGTTGCTTTCTTTTTCAGGGGGGTGAGCTATGGTCATCTGAAAAAATATGATCTGGCTTTACAGGACCTTACCCGTACCATTCAACTGAATCCACAGTTCCCGGAAGCGCATAAAAACCGTGGGGTTATCTACGAAATCACCCATAATTACCCTGAAGCGCTGGATGATTTTAACAAAGCCATGGAACTGAATCCTGCTAATGTAAAACTCCTGATCAACCGCAGTAAATCGTATTTCATGATGCGCCAGTTCAGGGAAGCACTTGAGGATATAAAGCAGGCTCAACGCATTGGCCTTGAAGTCGACCAAAACTATATCCGTAATATTGAGGAAAGGCTTGAAAGGGGAGAAGATACCATACAATATTTCAAGATCAGAAATGTGGATGGGGAAGGGCTTGACTTTGAAGGAGATGAAAATGAAAACAAATAA
- a CDS encoding sulfotransferase family protein, translating into MTFFRKDLKIRNKLELISIHIPKTAGTSFRNFLKHVYGEQNAVRLDINITTKKIDIENQAFEEKKLPGNIRVIHGHFYYRDLVEQIRIEEGTPMVTWLREPAERVISNYFYLAKRLKEELQEESKGLNILSKMQKSLIEYARNEISRNRMSKFLEGANLEKFFFTGIYEHYNEDMQDFAQLLGIKDFEIFQHNITGRKEEVDTGILEEIRSLNADDYELYNFALEIRKKRRKEAGAP; encoded by the coding sequence ATGACATTCTTCAGGAAAGATCTTAAAATCAGGAATAAGCTGGAGCTCATCTCCATCCACATCCCTAAAACGGCAGGCACCTCTTTCCGGAATTTCCTGAAGCATGTTTATGGGGAACAAAATGCCGTCAGGTTGGATATCAATATTACCACAAAAAAAATAGACATTGAAAACCAAGCCTTTGAGGAAAAGAAGCTTCCGGGGAACATCAGGGTGATCCACGGGCATTTTTATTACCGCGACCTGGTGGAACAGATACGGATAGAGGAAGGCACCCCTATGGTAACCTGGCTTCGTGAGCCGGCCGAAAGGGTCATTTCCAACTATTTCTATCTGGCAAAACGGCTGAAGGAGGAACTGCAGGAAGAATCAAAAGGGCTGAACATCCTCTCGAAGATGCAGAAATCGCTGATTGAATATGCCCGCAATGAGATAAGCCGCAACCGCATGTCGAAATTCCTTGAAGGCGCCAACCTCGAAAAATTCTTTTTCACAGGAATTTACGAGCATTATAATGAAGACATGCAGGACTTTGCCCAACTCCTTGGTATTAAGGATTTCGAGATTTTCCAGCATAACATTACAGGCCGTAAAGAGGAGGTAGACACCGGCATCCTGGAAGAAATTCGTTCCCTTAATGCCGATGATTATGAGTTATACAATTTTGCGCTTGAGATAAGGAAAAAGCGAAGAAAGGAGGCCGGGGCACCATGA